A window of the Lepus europaeus isolate LE1 chromosome 5, mLepTim1.pri, whole genome shotgun sequence genome harbors these coding sequences:
- the ZRANB2 gene encoding zinc finger Ran-binding domain-containing protein 2 isoform X1: MSTKNFRVSDGDWICPDKKCGNVNFARRTSCNRCGREKTTEAKMMKAGGTEIGKTLAEKSRGLFSANDWQCKTCSNVNWARRSECNMCNTPKYAKLEERTGYGGGFNERENVEYIEREESDGEYDEFGRKKKKYRGKAVGPASILKEVEDKESEGEEEDEDEDLSKYKLDEDEDEDDADLSKYNLDASEEEDSSNKKKSSRRSRSKSRSSHSRSSSRSSSPSSSRSRSRSRSRSSSSSQSRSRSSSRERSRSRGSKSRSSSRSHRGSSSPRKRSYSSSSSSPERNRKRSRSRSSSSGDRKKRRTRSRSPERHHRSSSGSSHSGSRSSSKKK, encoded by the exons atgtgGAAACGTAAATTTTGCTAGAAGAACCAGTTGTAATCGATGTGGTCGGG AGAAAACAACTGAAGCCAAGATGATGAAAGCTGGAGGCACTGAAATAGGAAAGACACTTGCAGAAAAGAGCCGAGGCCTATTTAGTGCTAATGACTGGCAGTGTAAAAC TTGCAGTAATGTGAATTGGGCCAGAAGATCAGAATGTAATATGTGTAATACTCCGAAGTATGCTAAACTAGAAGAAAGAACAG GCTATGGTGGTGGttttaatgaaagagaaaatgttgAATATATAGAAAGAGAAGAATCTGATGGTGAATATGATGAG TTCGGAcgtaagaagaaaaaatacagaggaaaggCAGTTGGTCCTGCATCCATATTAAAAGAAGTTGAAGACAAAGAatcagagggagaagaagaggatgAGGATGAAGATCTTTCTAAATATAAATTAGATGAG gatgaagatgaagatgatgcCGATCTCTCAAAATATAATCTTGATGCCAGTGAAGAAGAAGATAGTAGTAATAAAAAGAAGTCTAGTAGACGAAGTCGCTCAAAGTCTCGATCTTCACATTCACGGTCTTCATCACGCTCATCCTCCCCCTCAAGTTCAAGGTCTAGGTCCAG GTCCCGTTCAAGGAGTTCTTCCAGTTCGCAGTCAAGATCTCGTTCCAGTTCCAGAGAACGTTCGAGATCTCGTGGGTCGAAATCAAG ATCCAGCTCCAGGTCCCACAGGGGCTCTTCTTCCCCACGAAAAAGATCTTACTCAAGTTCATCATCTTCTCCtgagaggaacagaaagagaagtcGTTCTAGATCTTCTTCATCCGGTGATCGCAAAAAAAGACGAACAAGATCACGGTCACCCGAAAG GCACCACAGGTCATCTTCTGGATCGTCCCATTCTGGTTCCCGTTCaagttcaaaaaagaaataa
- the ZRANB2 gene encoding zinc finger Ran-binding domain-containing protein 2 isoform X2: MSTKNFRVSDGDWICPDKKCGNVNFARRTSCNRCGREKTTEAKMMKAGGTEIGKTLAEKSRGLFSANDWQCKTCSNVNWARRSECNMCNTPKYAKLEERTGYGGGFNERENVEYIEREESDGEYDEFGRKKKKYRGKAVGPASILKEVEDKESEGEEEDEDEDLSKYKLDEDEDEDDADLSKYNLDASEEEDSSNKKKSSRRSRSKSRSSHSRSSSRSSSPSSSRSRSRSRSRSSSSSQSRSRSSSRERSRSRGSKSRSSSRSHRGSSSPRKRSYSSSSSSPERNRKRSRSRSSSSGDRKKRRTRSRSPESQVIGENTKQP; encoded by the exons atgtgGAAACGTAAATTTTGCTAGAAGAACCAGTTGTAATCGATGTGGTCGGG AGAAAACAACTGAAGCCAAGATGATGAAAGCTGGAGGCACTGAAATAGGAAAGACACTTGCAGAAAAGAGCCGAGGCCTATTTAGTGCTAATGACTGGCAGTGTAAAAC TTGCAGTAATGTGAATTGGGCCAGAAGATCAGAATGTAATATGTGTAATACTCCGAAGTATGCTAAACTAGAAGAAAGAACAG GCTATGGTGGTGGttttaatgaaagagaaaatgttgAATATATAGAAAGAGAAGAATCTGATGGTGAATATGATGAG TTCGGAcgtaagaagaaaaaatacagaggaaaggCAGTTGGTCCTGCATCCATATTAAAAGAAGTTGAAGACAAAGAatcagagggagaagaagaggatgAGGATGAAGATCTTTCTAAATATAAATTAGATGAG gatgaagatgaagatgatgcCGATCTCTCAAAATATAATCTTGATGCCAGTGAAGAAGAAGATAGTAGTAATAAAAAGAAGTCTAGTAGACGAAGTCGCTCAAAGTCTCGATCTTCACATTCACGGTCTTCATCACGCTCATCCTCCCCCTCAAGTTCAAGGTCTAGGTCCAG GTCCCGTTCAAGGAGTTCTTCCAGTTCGCAGTCAAGATCTCGTTCCAGTTCCAGAGAACGTTCGAGATCTCGTGGGTCGAAATCAAG ATCCAGCTCCAGGTCCCACAGGGGCTCTTCTTCCCCACGAAAAAGATCTTACTCAAGTTCATCATCTTCTCCtgagaggaacagaaagagaagtcGTTCTAGATCTTCTTCATCCGGTGATCGCAAAAAAAGACGAACAAGATCACGGTCACCCGAAAG CCAGGTGATTGGTGAAAACACTAAACAACCCTGA
- the ZRANB2 gene encoding zinc finger Ran-binding domain-containing protein 2 isoform X3, translated as MSTKNFRVSDGDWICPDKKCGNVNFARRTSCNRCGREKTTEAKMMKAGGTEIGKTLAEKSRGLFSANDWQCKTCSNVNWARRSECNMCNTPKYAKLEERTGYGGGFNERENVEYIEREESDGEYDEFGRKKKKYRGKAVGPASILKEVEDKESEGEEEDEDEDLSKYKLDEDEDEDDADLSKYNLDASEEEDSSNKKKSSRRSRSKSRSSHSRSSSRSSSPSSSRSRSRSRSRSSSSSQSRSRSSSRERSRSRGSKSRSSSRSHRGSSSPRKRSYSSSSSSPERNRKRSRSRSSSSGDRKKRRTRSRSPER; from the exons atgtgGAAACGTAAATTTTGCTAGAAGAACCAGTTGTAATCGATGTGGTCGGG AGAAAACAACTGAAGCCAAGATGATGAAAGCTGGAGGCACTGAAATAGGAAAGACACTTGCAGAAAAGAGCCGAGGCCTATTTAGTGCTAATGACTGGCAGTGTAAAAC TTGCAGTAATGTGAATTGGGCCAGAAGATCAGAATGTAATATGTGTAATACTCCGAAGTATGCTAAACTAGAAGAAAGAACAG GCTATGGTGGTGGttttaatgaaagagaaaatgttgAATATATAGAAAGAGAAGAATCTGATGGTGAATATGATGAG TTCGGAcgtaagaagaaaaaatacagaggaaaggCAGTTGGTCCTGCATCCATATTAAAAGAAGTTGAAGACAAAGAatcagagggagaagaagaggatgAGGATGAAGATCTTTCTAAATATAAATTAGATGAG gatgaagatgaagatgatgcCGATCTCTCAAAATATAATCTTGATGCCAGTGAAGAAGAAGATAGTAGTAATAAAAAGAAGTCTAGTAGACGAAGTCGCTCAAAGTCTCGATCTTCACATTCACGGTCTTCATCACGCTCATCCTCCCCCTCAAGTTCAAGGTCTAGGTCCAG GTCCCGTTCAAGGAGTTCTTCCAGTTCGCAGTCAAGATCTCGTTCCAGTTCCAGAGAACGTTCGAGATCTCGTGGGTCGAAATCAAG ATCCAGCTCCAGGTCCCACAGGGGCTCTTCTTCCCCACGAAAAAGATCTTACTCAAGTTCATCATCTTCTCCtgagaggaacagaaagagaagtcGTTCTAGATCTTCTTCATCCGGTGATCGCAAAAAAAGACGAACAAGATCACGGTCACCCGAAAG GTGA